From Pseudomonas vanderleydeniana, the proteins below share one genomic window:
- a CDS encoding MBL fold metallo-hydrolase: MNIGDKLTVEAFFDPNTWTISYLVLDRDTRCCALIDSVLDYDPKSGRTRTESADRLLARIRELGARVEWILETHVHADHLSAAAYLKEQLGGKVAIGSHITQVQQVFGELFNEGSAFRRDGSQFDVLLADHGEFAIGNLRATALHTPGHTPACMSYLIHDGDETVAFVGDTLFMPDYGTARCDFPGADARTLYRSIQGLLALPPQTRLFMCHDYLPGGRELQYMTTVAEQRARNIHIHDGIDEDTFVNMREARDATLDMPVLMLPSVQVNMRSGQLPEPEDNGVRYLKIPLNSL, from the coding sequence ATGAACATCGGCGACAAGCTGACCGTAGAAGCCTTCTTCGATCCCAATACCTGGACCATCAGTTACCTGGTGCTGGATCGCGACACCCGTTGCTGTGCGCTGATCGACAGCGTGCTCGACTACGATCCCAAGTCCGGGCGCACCCGCACCGAATCGGCCGACCGCCTGCTCGCGCGGATTCGCGAACTGGGCGCGCGGGTCGAGTGGATCCTGGAAACCCACGTGCACGCCGACCACCTGTCGGCGGCGGCGTACCTCAAGGAGCAACTGGGAGGCAAGGTAGCGATCGGCAGCCATATCACCCAGGTGCAGCAGGTGTTCGGCGAGCTGTTCAACGAAGGCAGCGCGTTCCGCCGCGATGGCAGCCAGTTCGATGTGCTGCTGGCCGACCACGGCGAGTTCGCCATCGGCAACCTGCGCGCCACCGCCCTGCACACCCCCGGACACACACCGGCATGCATGAGCTACCTGATTCACGACGGTGATGAAACCGTTGCCTTCGTTGGCGACACCCTGTTCATGCCCGACTACGGCACCGCCCGTTGCGACTTCCCCGGCGCCGATGCACGCACCCTGTACCGCTCGATCCAGGGCCTGCTGGCGCTGCCGCCGCAGACCCGGCTGTTCATGTGCCACGACTACCTGCCGGGCGGCCGCGAGCTGCAATACATGACCACCGTGGCCGAGCAACGCGCGCGCAATATCCACATCCATGACGGCATCGACGAAGACACCTTCGTCAACATGCGTGAAGCCCGCGACGCCACCCTCGACATGCCGGTGCTGATGCTGCCCTCGGTGCAGGTGAACATGCGCAGCGGCCAGTTGCCGGAGCCGGAAGACAACGGCGTGCGCTACCTGAAGATTCCACTGAACTCCCTTTGA
- a CDS encoding NAD(P)/FAD-dependent oxidoreductase: MNSNTRPQHQVLIIGAGAAGIATASSLLARAPGLDIAIIDPADTHYYQPGWTLVGAGVFSPESTARPLASLIPRGVQWIKAAVSAFEPEANCVVLADQRRIGYQQLVVCPGLKLNWGAIEGLEETLGRNGVTSNYRYDLAPYTWKLVQELKQGQALFCQPPMPIKCAGAPQKALYLSCDHWRKTGRQGQVKASFLNAGAVLFGVPDYVPALMEYIGKYAVDLQFGHNLVAVDGPARQATFARTLADGSRETVVRPFDMLHVVPPQIAPDFIRNSPLADAAGWVDVDPASLRHRQFANIHGLGDVTNTSNAKTAAAARKQAPVVANNVLVALGRLARPAVYDGYGSCPLTVERGKIVLAEFTYGGKLAPTFAPWLLDGRRPTRLAWWLKERLLPPLYWRGMLKGHEWLARPTLQADTSAP; this comes from the coding sequence ATGAATTCGAATACCCGCCCTCAACACCAGGTCCTGATCATCGGCGCCGGTGCCGCCGGCATCGCCACTGCCTCCAGCCTGCTGGCCCGCGCCCCCGGCCTGGACATCGCGATCATCGATCCGGCCGACACCCATTACTACCAGCCGGGATGGACCCTGGTCGGGGCCGGGGTGTTCAGCCCCGAGTCGACCGCCCGCCCGCTGGCGTCGCTGATCCCGCGCGGCGTGCAGTGGATCAAGGCCGCAGTCAGTGCCTTCGAGCCCGAGGCCAACTGCGTGGTGCTGGCCGACCAGCGCCGCATCGGTTACCAGCAGCTGGTCGTCTGTCCCGGCCTGAAGCTGAACTGGGGCGCCATCGAAGGCCTGGAGGAAACCCTCGGGCGCAATGGCGTGACCTCCAACTACCGCTATGACCTGGCGCCCTACACCTGGAAACTGGTGCAGGAGCTCAAGCAAGGCCAGGCGCTGTTCTGCCAGCCGCCAATGCCGATCAAGTGCGCCGGGGCGCCGCAGAAGGCGCTGTACCTGTCCTGCGACCATTGGCGCAAAACCGGCCGTCAGGGCCAGGTCAAGGCGAGCTTCCTCAACGCCGGCGCGGTGCTGTTCGGCGTGCCCGACTATGTGCCGGCGCTGATGGAGTACATCGGCAAGTACGCCGTGGACCTGCAGTTCGGCCACAACCTGGTGGCTGTCGACGGCCCCGCCAGGCAGGCGACCTTCGCCCGCACCCTGGCCGACGGCAGCCGGGAAACCGTGGTGCGCCCATTCGATATGCTGCACGTGGTACCACCGCAGATCGCCCCGGACTTCATTCGCAACAGCCCGCTGGCCGACGCCGCCGGCTGGGTCGATGTCGACCCGGCCAGCCTGCGCCATCGCCAGTTCGCCAACATCCACGGCCTTGGGGATGTCACCAACACCAGCAACGCCAAGACCGCCGCGGCGGCACGCAAGCAGGCCCCGGTGGTGGCGAACAACGTGCTGGTGGCCCTCGGTCGACTGGCACGTCCGGCCGTGTACGACGGTTATGGCTCCTGTCCGCTGACGGTGGAGCGCGGCAAGATCGTCCTCGCCGAGTTCACCTACGGTGGCAAGCTGGCACCGACCTTCGCTCCCTGGCTGCTCGACGGTCGCCGGCCGACCCGGCTGGCCTGGTGGCTGAAGGAACGACTGCTGCCACCGCTGTATTGGCGCGGCATGCTCAAGGGCCATGAATGGCTGGCACGCCCCACCCTGCAGGCGGACACGTCAGCCCCATGA
- a CDS encoding sulfite exporter TauE/SafE family protein, with amino-acid sequence MNEAMLLGSGLGLLIGAILALTGAGGGILAVPLLVFALGLSMAQAAPIGLLAVGLAAAVGALLGLRQGIVRYRAAGFIAGIGILLTPVGLWLAHRLPNEPLALGFAVVMVYACARIFNKARHELEHGQPAPRAEFLPCVLNPLQGRLRWTLPCARALTITGMLSGLLSGLLGVGGGFVIIPALTRYTNLDSKSIVATSLAVIALVSTGSVVTATLSGVMHWSVGAPFAAGAVVGLVLGRQVAGRLAGPRLQQLFALTGFLAALMLVLNALGLAGHT; translated from the coding sequence ATGAACGAAGCCATGTTGCTCGGCAGCGGGCTCGGTCTGCTGATTGGCGCGATCCTCGCCCTGACCGGCGCCGGCGGGGGCATCCTGGCGGTGCCGCTGCTGGTGTTCGCGCTGGGTCTGTCGATGGCCCAGGCCGCGCCGATCGGCCTGCTGGCGGTCGGCCTGGCCGCAGCCGTCGGCGCCCTGCTCGGGCTGCGCCAGGGTATCGTGCGTTATCGCGCCGCCGGCTTCATCGCCGGCATCGGCATCCTGCTCACCCCCGTGGGGTTGTGGCTGGCCCACCGACTACCGAACGAGCCGCTGGCGCTGGGCTTCGCCGTCGTGATGGTCTACGCCTGCGCACGGATCTTCAACAAGGCCCGCCACGAACTCGAACACGGCCAGCCGGCGCCACGCGCCGAATTCCTGCCCTGCGTGCTCAACCCGCTGCAGGGACGCCTGCGCTGGACCCTGCCCTGCGCCCGGGCGCTGACCATCACCGGCATGTTGTCCGGGTTGCTCTCGGGGCTGCTCGGGGTCGGTGGCGGTTTCGTGATCATCCCGGCGCTGACCCGCTATACCAACCTCGACAGCAAGAGCATCGTCGCCACCTCCCTGGCGGTGATCGCCCTGGTGTCGACCGGCAGCGTGGTCACGGCCACCTTGTCGGGCGTGATGCACTGGTCGGTCGGTGCACCATTCGCTGCCGGCGCGGTGGTCGGCCTGGTGCTGGGCCGCCAGGTCGCCGGACGGCTGGCCGGGCCCAGACTGCAGCAACTGTTTGCCTTGACCGGGTTCCTCGCCGCGCTGATGCTGGTTCTCAATGCACTGGGCCTTGCCGGCCACACCTGA
- a CDS encoding YeeE/YedE family protein codes for MSLDTLHFTPLSALGGGVLIGLAASLFVLFNGRIAGISGLLGSLLQRGGEGRAEKALFLLGLLAAPLAWGLFQLPHVVEFEGNGFTLAVAGLLVGIGTRYGSGCTSGHGVCGISRLSPRSIVATLSFMLAGFLTVWVLRHLVGY; via the coding sequence ATGTCCCTCGATACGCTGCATTTCACGCCCCTTTCCGCCCTTGGCGGCGGGGTCCTGATCGGACTGGCCGCCAGCCTGTTCGTGCTGTTCAACGGCCGGATCGCCGGCATCAGCGGGTTGCTCGGCAGCCTGTTGCAGCGAGGTGGCGAAGGACGTGCAGAAAAAGCCCTGTTCCTGCTCGGCTTGCTGGCGGCACCGCTGGCCTGGGGGCTGTTCCAGTTGCCGCACGTGGTCGAGTTCGAAGGCAACGGCTTCACGCTCGCCGTCGCCGGCCTGCTGGTCGGCATCGGTACCCGCTACGGTTCCGGCTGTACCAGCGGGCATGGCGTGTGCGGCATCTCACGCCTGTCGCCACGATCGATCGTCGCCACGCTGAGCTTCATGTTGGCGGGATTCCTGACGGTCTGGGTACTGCGTCACCTGGTGGGGTACTGA
- a CDS encoding DUF6691 family protein: MRKLTAFLAGLLFGLGLLLAGMSNPAKVLAFLDIGGQWDPSLALVMLGAIGSAWLPFHWAMKQPRSLLGAPMQIPATRKLDRRLVGGSLLFGVGWGIAGICPGPALVLLPGGHWQSAVFVAAMLAGMLLFARLQARQGR, translated from the coding sequence ATGCGCAAGCTGACAGCCTTCCTCGCCGGCCTGCTGTTCGGCCTCGGTCTGTTGCTGGCGGGCATGAGCAATCCGGCCAAGGTCCTGGCCTTCCTCGATATCGGCGGACAGTGGGATCCTTCCCTCGCGCTGGTCATGCTCGGCGCCATCGGCAGCGCCTGGCTGCCGTTTCACTGGGCAATGAAACAGCCGCGCTCGCTGCTCGGCGCGCCCATGCAGATACCCGCTACACGAAAGCTGGATCGCCGCCTGGTCGGTGGCAGCCTGTTGTTCGGCGTGGGCTGGGGGATCGCCGGAATCTGCCCGGGCCCGGCCCTGGTGCTGCTGCCCGGCGGGCACTGGCAGAGCGCCGTGTTCGTCGCGGCGATGCTCGCTGGCATGCTGCTGTTCGCCCGCCTGCAGGCTCGTCAGGGACGCTGA
- a CDS encoding carboxymuconolactone decarboxylase family protein: MQPRIDFYTASPDAMKAMMALEGAVNKLPLEKSLLELVKMRTSQINGCAFCLDMHSADARKAGETERRLYTLSAWRETPFFSARERAALAWTEALTRVSETHAPDEDYALLNAEFSPAEQVNLTLAINTINSWNRLAVGFRKMPTE, encoded by the coding sequence ATGCAACCTCGTATCGATTTCTACACCGCTTCGCCGGATGCCATGAAAGCCATGATGGCGCTGGAGGGGGCGGTGAACAAACTGCCGCTGGAAAAATCCCTGCTGGAACTGGTGAAGATGCGCACTTCGCAGATCAACGGCTGCGCCTTCTGCCTGGACATGCACAGTGCCGATGCGCGCAAGGCCGGTGAAACCGAGCGGCGCCTGTACACCCTGTCGGCCTGGCGTGAAACGCCGTTCTTCAGTGCCCGTGAGCGGGCCGCCCTGGCCTGGACCGAGGCGCTGACCCGGGTTTCGGAAACCCACGCCCCGGACGAGGACTATGCGCTGCTCAATGCCGAGTTCAGCCCGGCCGAGCAGGTCAACCTGACCTTGGCGATCAACACCATCAACAGCTGGAACCGCCTGGCGGTTGGTTTCCGCAAGATGCCGACCGAGTGA
- a CDS encoding PLP-dependent aminotransferase family protein encodes MELHITLEGRRDLARQITDQLRSAITTGQLAAGTQLPPTRLLAEQLGVSRKTVADAYAQLTYDNLLIGRVGAGTFVASHAPRERTPAQGEELAGAAVVRQWREASVPLHHPLGTLRYDFLGGATSKHQFPHDEWRRCVLFALRQTAQARGLYSQPEGIAMLREAIARHIGFARGVRCNASDLLVTNGAQQALDLVARVLVEPGSLVAVEDPGYPPARLLFAAQGARVVGVPVDEQGIRVEAIPEGTRLIYVTPAHQFPLGMPMSLERRQALLERARELGAIIIEDDYDCEFRYEGRPTDCLQSLDQHGLVAYVGTFSKTLLPELRLGYLVAPPGLLKALVSAKQLTDWHTATLAQWALAKFINDGYLVKHIRRCHQAYASRREKLIERLDGDLSPWFERIHSTAGYHLAILNRGAVDIPQLIDLAKRFEVGLYPLAPFFHTAPPRTGLLMGYGSIETLDIQPSLDRVLELLKQIA; translated from the coding sequence ATGGAACTGCACATCACCCTCGAGGGTCGTCGCGACCTGGCCCGGCAGATCACCGACCAACTGCGCAGCGCCATCACCACCGGCCAACTGGCCGCAGGCACGCAGCTGCCGCCGACCCGGCTGCTCGCCGAACAGCTGGGGGTATCGCGCAAGACCGTGGCCGATGCCTACGCCCAACTGACCTACGACAACCTGCTGATCGGCCGGGTCGGTGCCGGTACCTTCGTCGCCTCGCATGCCCCGCGCGAGCGCACCCCGGCCCAGGGCGAGGAGCTGGCCGGTGCGGCAGTGGTACGCCAGTGGCGCGAGGCCTCGGTGCCGCTGCACCACCCGCTCGGCACCCTGCGCTACGACTTCCTCGGCGGCGCCACCAGCAAGCACCAGTTCCCCCACGACGAATGGCGCCGCTGTGTGCTCTTCGCCCTGCGCCAGACCGCCCAGGCCCGTGGTCTGTACAGCCAGCCGGAGGGTATTGCGATGCTGCGCGAGGCGATTGCCCGGCATATCGGCTTTGCCCGGGGCGTGCGCTGCAACGCCAGCGACCTGCTGGTGACCAATGGCGCCCAGCAGGCCCTGGACCTGGTCGCCCGGGTGCTGGTGGAGCCCGGCAGCCTGGTCGCTGTCGAAGACCCCGGCTACCCGCCGGCCCGGCTGCTGTTCGCCGCCCAGGGCGCGCGGGTGGTGGGCGTACCGGTGGATGAACAGGGCATCCGGGTCGAGGCGATTCCCGAGGGCACGCGGCTGATCTACGTCACCCCGGCGCACCAGTTCCCGCTGGGCATGCCGATGAGCCTGGAACGCCGTCAGGCCCTGCTGGAACGCGCACGCGAGCTGGGCGCGATCATCATCGAGGATGACTACGACTGCGAGTTCCGCTACGAGGGACGGCCCACCGATTGCCTGCAGAGTCTCGACCAGCATGGCCTGGTGGCCTATGTCGGGACCTTCTCCAAGACGCTGCTGCCCGAGTTGCGCCTGGGCTACCTGGTGGCGCCGCCGGGGCTGCTCAAGGCCCTGGTCTCGGCCAAGCAACTGACCGACTGGCACACCGCGACCCTGGCCCAGTGGGCCCTGGCCAAGTTCATCAACGACGGTTACCTGGTCAAGCATATCCGCCGCTGCCACCAGGCCTACGCCAGCCGTCGCGAAAAGCTCATCGAACGGCTGGACGGCGACCTGTCACCCTGGTTCGAACGCATCCACTCCACGGCCGGCTACCACCTGGCGATCCTCAATCGCGGCGCGGTGGACATCCCGCAACTGATCGACCTGGCGAAAAGGTTCGAAGTCGGGCTGTACCCGTTGGCGCCCTTCTTCCACACCGCACCGCCACGCACCGGCCTGCTGATGGGCTACGGTTCGATCGAAACCCTGGATATCCAGCCGTCGCTGGACCGGGTGTTGGAGCTGCTCAAGCAGATCGCCTGA
- a CDS encoding sigma-70 family RNA polymerase sigma factor, with product MSSAHHPHIHTLYSEHHGWLQGWLNRKLGNSCDAADLAHDTFLRLLSRPAARSLGSEPRALLTHIAKGLVVDRWRRQEVERAYLETIAHLPPQEVPSPETRLLILETLWRIEALLQEMPRKTREAFLLSQIDGLTYQEIAERLGVSLISVKRYMRDAFIACLSVA from the coding sequence ATGTCGTCAGCCCATCACCCGCATATTCACACGCTCTACAGCGAGCATCACGGCTGGCTGCAGGGTTGGCTCAACCGCAAGCTGGGCAACAGCTGCGATGCCGCGGACCTGGCCCACGATACCTTCCTGCGCCTGCTCAGCCGCCCTGCCGCACGCTCGCTGGGTAGCGAGCCGCGCGCGCTGCTGACGCACATCGCCAAGGGCCTGGTGGTCGACCGCTGGCGCCGCCAGGAGGTCGAACGGGCCTATCTGGAAACCATCGCCCACCTGCCACCGCAGGAAGTGCCGTCGCCGGAAACCCGCCTGCTGATCCTGGAAACCCTGTGGCGGATCGAGGCGCTGCTGCAGGAGATGCCACGCAAGACCCGCGAGGCGTTCCTGCTGTCGCAGATCGACGGCCTGACCTACCAGGAGATCGCCGAACGCCTGGGCGTCTCGCTGATCAGCGTCAAGCGCTACATGCGTGATGCGTTCATCGCTTGCCTGAGCGTCGCCTGA
- a CDS encoding FecR domain-containing protein, which translates to MSQAPINPRILGEAADWLVQLHSGTASAADRLAIEQWRQRSAEHAQAWQRAEAVLGDFRSVPAAIVRDTLKRTERQQGLGRRQVLNRIGLLLLAAPLGVAWQRGTWEQWTADQRTAVGEQRTLNLADGSQVLLNTDSSLDIAFSGQERRLVLLTGEILVSTARDPSPTYRPFIVETPQGTARALGTRFNVRIDGQRSEVAVLEGAVELEAQAGGASSTLQVGQRAGLHYSRIGPVEHFDIASLTWDRGMLLARDMRLADVLQELGRYRPGVLRCQSTVAELRVSGAFSLKDTDSSLQLLQNTLPLKVSRLTRYWVSVEGRA; encoded by the coding sequence ATGAGCCAAGCCCCGATCAACCCGCGTATCCTCGGCGAAGCCGCCGACTGGCTGGTGCAACTGCATTCCGGCACGGCCTCGGCAGCTGATCGCCTGGCCATCGAACAGTGGCGCCAGCGCAGTGCCGAACATGCCCAGGCCTGGCAGCGGGCCGAAGCGGTGCTCGGCGACTTTCGCAGCGTGCCCGCCGCAATCGTCAGGGACACCCTCAAGCGCACCGAACGCCAGCAGGGCCTCGGTCGCCGCCAGGTGCTGAACCGTATCGGCCTGTTGTTGCTGGCTGCCCCCCTTGGCGTGGCCTGGCAGCGCGGCACCTGGGAGCAATGGACGGCCGACCAGCGCACCGCGGTCGGCGAACAGCGTACCCTGAACCTGGCCGATGGCAGTCAGGTCCTGCTCAACACCGACAGCTCGCTGGACATCGCCTTCAGCGGCCAGGAGCGCCGGCTGGTCCTGTTGACCGGCGAGATCCTGGTCAGCACCGCCCGCGACCCGTCACCGACCTACCGACCGTTCATCGTCGAGACCCCGCAAGGTACTGCGCGAGCGCTGGGCACCCGCTTCAACGTGCGGATCGACGGACAACGCAGTGAGGTCGCGGTGCTCGAAGGCGCCGTTGAGCTCGAGGCCCAGGCCGGTGGGGCCAGCTCGACGCTGCAGGTCGGGCAACGCGCGGGGTTGCACTACAGCCGGATCGGGCCGGTGGAGCACTTCGACATTGCCAGCCTGACCTGGGACCGCGGCATGCTGCTGGCGCGCGACATGCGCCTGGCGGATGTGCTGCAGGAACTGGGGCGCTACCGGCCCGGGGTGTTGCGCTGCCAGTCGACGGTGGCCGAGTTGCGGGTGTCGGGGGCGTTTTCACTGAAGGACACCGATTCGAGCCTGCAACTGCTGCAGAACACCTTGCCGCTGAAGGTCAGCCGGTTGACCCGTTATTGGGTGTCGGTCGAGGGTCGAGCCTGA
- a CDS encoding TonB-dependent receptor translates to MTSRHHPLTSRLPLQALTLALGLTLGVTLPASGHANEITAQNAPRHYRIAPGPLHQVLAQFAVSAGVPLSFDPALLGNRQSPGLNGNYGVLEGFQQLLHGSGFDLISSGTSGYTLAPHVESNGALELGATTISGESAADAEVYSGGQVARSARLGLLGNQSVEDVPFSVTSYTAQTIRDQQAQTVGDVLLNDASVRQSSGFGNFSQVFVIRGLPLNGDDIAYNGLYGVLPRQIIATEALERVELFKGPNAFINGVTPGGSGIGGGVNLQPKRAGDIPTRSVTLDAGGSGRTGAHVDLGQRFGEDNRFGARLNLLQREGDSGIDDEDRRSTLATLGLDYRGERLRLSADLGYQKQVINQGRPVIYLDASLDKVPHAPSAKDNYAQSWSYSQLEDTFGMARAEYDFNDNWTGYVAGGAKYTRENGVYSSLTLTDTSGNARGGMLYSPHTEDNRSLMTGLNGHLQTGPVSHQLSFGLAGMWGEQRSAYENIASAGRYFNNIYDVVPRPRPVATSFGSDIHDPRVVGRNQIRSTAIADTLGFLDDRVLLTVGARRQSIVVNGWNTVTGVHNASYDESITTPVYGLVIKPWDHVSFYANRIEGLAKGPSAPTTAINSTETFAPVRSKQVEAGVRVDMDSYGGSLGVYRIEQPSSYTGSDRIFRVEGEQINKGVELTLFGEPLQGLRLLGGATVMKTELTGTLNGTNDGNRAIGVPSFQFNLGADWDVPGIEGAALSARMLRTGGQYANASNTLSLPSWNRFDLGSRYRFKLDEKEVTLRANLENVANTAYWASANGGYLTQGTPRTLKVSATVDF, encoded by the coding sequence ATGACCTCCAGGCACCACCCCCTGACGTCCCGCCTGCCGCTCCAGGCGCTGACCCTGGCCCTTGGCCTGACCCTCGGCGTCACCCTGCCCGCCAGCGGCCACGCCAACGAAATCACTGCGCAAAATGCCCCACGCCACTACCGCATCGCCCCCGGCCCGCTGCACCAGGTGCTGGCGCAGTTCGCCGTCAGTGCTGGCGTGCCGCTGTCCTTCGACCCGGCCCTGCTGGGCAATCGCCAGAGCCCCGGGCTCAACGGCAACTACGGCGTCCTCGAAGGCTTCCAGCAACTGCTGCACGGCAGCGGCTTCGACCTGATCAGCAGCGGCACCAGCGGCTACACCCTCGCCCCCCATGTCGAATCCAATGGAGCCCTGGAGCTGGGCGCGACCACCATCAGCGGCGAGTCCGCCGCCGACGCCGAGGTCTACAGCGGTGGCCAGGTGGCCCGCAGTGCCCGCCTGGGGCTGCTCGGCAACCAGTCGGTCGAGGACGTGCCCTTCAGTGTCACCAGCTACACTGCCCAGACCATCCGCGACCAGCAGGCGCAAACCGTCGGCGATGTGCTGCTCAACGATGCCTCGGTACGCCAGTCTTCCGGCTTCGGCAACTTCTCCCAGGTGTTCGTGATCCGCGGCCTGCCACTGAACGGTGACGATATCGCCTACAACGGCCTGTACGGTGTGCTGCCACGGCAGATCATCGCCACCGAGGCGCTGGAGCGGGTCGAGCTGTTCAAGGGGCCGAACGCCTTCATCAACGGCGTCACCCCCGGCGGCAGCGGCATCGGCGGCGGGGTCAACCTGCAACCCAAGCGCGCCGGGGACATACCGACCCGCAGTGTCACCCTCGATGCCGGTGGCTCCGGCCGCACCGGCGCGCACGTCGACCTGGGCCAACGCTTCGGTGAAGACAACCGCTTCGGCGCCCGCCTCAACCTGCTGCAACGCGAGGGCGACAGCGGGATCGACGACGAGGACCGCCGCTCGACCCTCGCCACCCTCGGCCTGGACTATCGCGGCGAACGCCTGCGGCTGTCGGCGGATCTCGGCTACCAGAAGCAGGTGATCAACCAGGGCCGGCCGGTGATCTACCTCGACGCCAGCCTGGACAAGGTGCCCCACGCGCCATCGGCCAAGGACAACTACGCCCAGTCCTGGAGCTACTCGCAACTGGAAGACACTTTCGGCATGGCCCGGGCCGAATATGACTTCAATGACAACTGGACCGGCTATGTCGCCGGTGGCGCCAAGTACACCCGGGAAAACGGCGTGTACTCTTCGCTGACCCTCACCGACACCAGCGGCAACGCCCGTGGCGGCATGCTCTACTCGCCCCACACCGAGGATAACCGCAGCCTGATGACCGGGCTCAACGGCCACCTGCAGACTGGCCCGGTCAGCCATCAACTGAGCTTCGGCCTGGCCGGCATGTGGGGCGAACAGCGCTCGGCCTACGAGAACATCGCCAGTGCCGGGCGCTACTTCAACAATATCTACGATGTGGTTCCGCGGCCACGGCCGGTGGCGACTTCGTTCGGCAGCGACATCCATGACCCTCGGGTGGTCGGTCGGAACCAGATCCGCAGCACGGCGATAGCCGACACCCTGGGCTTTCTCGACGACCGCGTGCTGCTGACCGTCGGTGCACGCCGCCAGTCCATCGTGGTCAACGGCTGGAACACCGTCACCGGCGTGCACAACGCCAGCTACGACGAGTCGATCACCACGCCGGTCTACGGCCTGGTGATCAAGCCCTGGGACCATGTGTCCTTCTATGCCAACCGCATCGAAGGCCTGGCCAAGGGTCCGTCAGCCCCCACCACCGCGATCAACAGCACCGAGACCTTTGCGCCGGTGCGCAGCAAGCAGGTCGAGGCCGGGGTACGGGTGGACATGGACAGCTACGGCGGCAGCCTGGGCGTCTATCGCATTGAGCAGCCTTCCAGCTACACCGGTTCCGACCGGATTTTCCGGGTCGAGGGTGAGCAGATCAACAAGGGCGTCGAGCTGACTCTGTTCGGCGAGCCGCTGCAGGGGCTGCGCCTGTTGGGTGGCGCGACGGTGATGAAGACCGAGTTGACCGGTACCCTCAACGGCACCAACGATGGCAACCGCGCGATCGGCGTACCGAGCTTCCAGTTCAACCTGGGCGCCGACTGGGACGTACCGGGTATCGAGGGCGCGGCGCTGAGCGCACGGATGCTGCGTACCGGCGGGCAATACGCGAACGCCAGCAACACCTTGAGCCTGCCGAGCTGGAACCGCTTCGACCTGGGCTCGCGCTATCGCTTCAAGCTGGACGAGAAGGAAGTCACCCTGCGGGCCAACCTGGAGAACGTGGCAAATACCGCCTATTGGGCTTCGGCCAACGGCGGCTACCTGACCCAGGGCACACCGCGAACCCTGAAAGTCTCGGCGACCGTGGATTTCTGA